From the genome of Argentina anserina chromosome 4, drPotAnse1.1, whole genome shotgun sequence, one region includes:
- the LOC126792333 gene encoding bidirectional sugar transporter SWEET15-like: MPFTLSGKITLSGVLWFAYGLLLKDCITLPNGLGFVLGLLQMLFYAIYRKRSQVVIVNQENKFPATENVTILLTLRTIETSEVHYSVDAKLCDSNDIDVKVGNPKKYGSQDGDGDDDKKFGGGGCGCFG; encoded by the exons ATGCCCTTCACCTTATCAGGAAAAATTACTCTGAGTGGCGTGTTGTGGTTTGCTTATGGACTGCTCCTCAAAGACTGCATAACA CTTCCAAACGGGTTAGGGTTTGTCTTGGGTCTCCTTCAGATGCTGTTCTACGCCATATACAGAAAGCGCAGCCAGGTCGTCATAGTGAACCAGGAGAATAAGTTCCCGGCAACAGAAAACGTGACAATTCTTTTGACTTTGAGAACTATAGAAACATCTGAAGTTCATTATTCAGTGGATGCTAAGCTGTGCGACAGCAATGACATCGACGTCAAAGTTGGGAATCCGAAAAAATATGGAAGTCAGGACGGTGATGGCGATGACGATAAGAagtttggtggtggtggatgTGGGTGCTTCGGGTGA
- the LOC126792332 gene encoding uncharacterized protein LOC126792332, with amino-acid sequence MAPKRKGLCGYAKRLISKRRIVLENSMKGSMDKFITRKEKRLGENNENLVNEEAEKHKEPEILGEINENLVNEEEEELRDVESLGEKNENLVNEEAKDAEQNDNVIPISIFDPRNWDSLDKELIDLLAEKGPQRDLSIEHSHADKFKRRFSSKFYTRYLGNGEKHDRELKDHEMSVDHLLNANTWSDLRLRLERHETIDKAYQYQIRKEKEHWRNVLKRIIAIVKFLAKYNLAFRGTNERLYEPDNGHFLGAVEMMAECEEVMEEHCRRIISSEIHIHYLGHNIQNELLHMMVVEIKGEIITKKCAEYFSVILDCTSDISHQEQMSLILRCVNVSKSPIQIEEFFLEFLHVHDTSGQRLFEELEVVLHSLNLDINNVRGKGYDNGSNMKGKHQGVQKKLLDINPRPFYTPCGCHCLNLTLCDVTNSCGKAVDFFGVLQRIYTLFAGSIKRWQILKDNVKGLTLKPLSTTRWESRIESVKPLRFNALHIREALLQLADIDKDPKIKSGAKLIATNELGDFEFLMSLVIWYEILDSFNTVSKVLQSDDMQIDVAINYVKGLIAWLDRFRESGFTNARKDAKDIADTLKVASVFPERRQIQRKRFFDESSSEPSPSSSGEASFRVHYFMFIIDQAKGSLIRRFEQYQQYEDIFGFIFTSESLCSMHDDDLEMLVFILRLLCDMERVQMLSGEALFRELKLLREVLSMGKMVAADILSFLQEINTFPVAKITYRILLTVSVTVASAERIFSKLKLLKSYLRSTMSQERLNGLALISIENEMLGKISCNKLIDDFAAKKARRKIFK; translated from the exons ATGGCTCCTAAAAGAAAAGGTTTGTGTGGATATGCAAAACGTTTGATATCAAAGAGAAGAATAGTGTTGGAGAATTCTATGAAGGGAAGTATGGATAAGTTCATcactagaaaagaaaaacgatTGGGTGAAAATAATGAGAATTTAGTCAATGAAGAGGCAGAAAAGCATAAAGAACCAGAAATTTTGGgtgaaataaatgaaaatttagtcaatgaggaggaagaagagctTAGAGATGTAGAAAGTTTgggtgaaaagaatgaaaatttaGTCAATGAAGAGGCAAAAGATGCAGAACAGAATGACAATGTGATTCCCATAAGTATTTTTGATCCAAGAAATTGGGATAGCTTGGATAAAGAATTGATAGACCTGTTGGCAGAAAAGGGTCCTCAGAGAGATCTTTCAATCGAACATAGTCATGCAGACAAGTTCAAAAGACGTTTCAGCTCTAAGTTTTACACTCGATATTTAGGAAATGGAGAGAAACATGACAGAGA ACTTAAGGACCACGAAATGAGCGTTGATCATCTCCTCAATGCAAATACTTGGAGTGATTTGCGTCTCAGATTGGAGAGGCATGAAACTATTGATAAAGCTTATCAATACCAAATTAGGAAAGAGAAGGAACACTGGAGGAATGTGCTGAAGAGAATAATTGCAATTGTGAAATTTCTTGCCAAATACAACTTAGCTTTTCGTGGAACTAATGAGAGGCTTTATGAACCGGATAATGGTCACTTTTTGGGTGCAGTTGAGATGATGGCAGAATGTGAAGAAGTGATGGAGGAGCATTGTCGACGCATAATCAGTTCTGAAATTCATATCCATTATCTTGGTCACAACATCCAGAATGAGTTGTTGCATATGATGGTTGTTGAGATCAAAGGTGAAAtcataacaaaaaaatgtgCTGAATACTTCTCTGTGATTCTCGATTGCACATCGGATATTAGTCACCAAGAACAAATGTCTTTGATTCTTAGATGTGTGAATGTTTCTAAGAGTCCAATACAAATTGAAGAGTTCTTCTTGGAGTTTCTACATGTGCATGACACTTCTGGTCAGAGATTATTTGAGGAGCTGGAGGTTGTGTTACATTCTTTGAATCTTGATATCAATAATGTTAGAGGAAAAGGATACGACAATGGGTCAAATATGAAAGGGAAACACCAAGGGGTACAGAAAAAGCTACTAGATATCAATCCTAGACCATTTTACACTCCATGTGGTTGCCATTGTCTAAACTTAACTCTATGTGATGTAACTAATTCTTGTGGGAAAGCAGTAGATTTTTTTGGAGTCTTGCAACGTATTTATACCTTATTTGCAGGCTCTATAAAACGGTGGCAAATTTTGAAAGACAATGTAAAAGGTCTGACTCTCAAACCATTATCCACTACACGTTGGGAAAGTCGTATTGAGAGTGTTAAGCCTCTGCGATTCAATGCTCTTCATATAAGAGAAGCACTACTTCAGCTGGCAGATATTGACAAGGATCCAAAAATTAAAAGTGGTGCAAAGTTGATTGCAACTAATGAGCTAGGTGACTTTGAATTTTTGATGAGCTTGGTGATATGGTATGAAATATTAGATTCTTTTAATACTGTCAGCAAAGTGCTCCAATCTGATGATATGCAAATTGATGTTGCCATAAATTATGTGAAAGGTCTTATTGCTTGGCTTGATCGGTTTAGAGAATCTGGATTCACAAATGCACGTAAGGATGCTAAAGATATTGCTGATACATTAAAGGTTGCTTCTGTTTTTCCAGAAAGACGTCAAATTCAGAGGAAAAGATTCTTTGATGAAAGTAGCAGTGAGccatcaccatcatcttcAGGTGAGGCATCCTTCAGAGTGCAttatttcatgtttattaTAGATCAAGCTAAGGGCTCATTAATCAGAAGGTTTGAACAATATCAAcaatatgaagatatttttgGGTTTATATTCACTTCCGAATCTTTATGCTCCATGCATGATGATGATCTAGAAATGCTTGTATTCATCTTGAGATTACTTTGCGACATGGAGAGAGTTCAGATGTTGAGTGGGGAAGCCTTATTTAGAGAACTAAAATTGTTAAGGGAGGTATTATCTATGGGGAAGATGGTTGCTGCAGATATATTGAGTTTTTTACAAGAAATTAATACTTTTCCAGTTGCTAAAATTACTTATAGGATCTTGTTGACGGTGTCGGTTACCGTTGCTTCTGCTGAGAGGATTTTTTCCAAGTTGAAGTTATTGAAATCTTACTTACGATCAACTATGTCGCAAGAAAGATTAAATGGACTTGCTTTAATTTCAATTGAGAATGAAATGCTTGGAAAGATTAGCTGTAACAAACTGATTGATGACTTTGCAGCTAAGAAGGCAAGGagaaaaatattcaaatga